One segment of Candidatus Thorarchaeota archaeon DNA contains the following:
- a CDS encoding terpene cyclase/mutase family protein — protein MNKVKTFALAVSFTLLFLATIAQPAQANPATRLQTANQYLDDMYESSEGGYTVPGTSASRVAGTFGGIVFRHHMPPHVDGGYLASRPPPFDLVKTKNFTQKVQWVSGKQSNDKYGGFAAYIAGPVSIISSFRAMEIWEILNQHNDIPGMEDVTVNFTAALSYANKTQSTSGGFGPQVGASPDLLSTYRALSIMEYVLSVTGEPMDQWLQNKTKTIEWIRSCRQGNAFTLTPNARTVGVTPTAAALIALDILGELPTIDDIQGIANWIKDRQIKESTSGEFIGGFQEGVGTNDTNLVSTYFAIQALNLLESMPEDTSIMGEFIAGCQAVDGSWGAVPGLEKGDIVYMAYAARALTTIDEASILNQEDPNNPAPPLIDWRILFIASLLVIGLVVAVVSVRSD, from the coding sequence ATGAATAAGGTTAAGACATTTGCACTAGCCGTGTCATTCACTTTATTATTTCTTGCAACAATTGCTCAGCCAGCCCAAGCTAATCCAGCAACGAGGTTGCAAACCGCAAATCAATACCTTGATGATATGTACGAGAGCAGTGAAGGAGGCTATACAGTTCCTGGGACAAGTGCTTCGAGGGTAGCAGGCACTTTCGGAGGAATAGTATTCAGGCATCATATGCCACCACATGTTGACGGAGGATATTTGGCCTCACGGCCCCCACCATTCGACCTGGTCAAAACAAAGAACTTCACACAGAAGGTTCAGTGGGTATCAGGTAAGCAAAGCAATGACAAATACGGTGGCTTTGCAGCCTACATTGCAGGTCCGGTGTCAATCATTTCTTCATTCCGGGCTATGGAAATATGGGAAATACTCAATCAGCATAATGATATTCCAGGCATGGAAGATGTAACTGTCAACTTCACAGCTGCACTCAGTTATGCCAACAAAACTCAATCAACCAGTGGAGGCTTTGGCCCACAAGTTGGCGCTTCACCTGATTTGCTCTCCACCTACAGAGCCCTCTCAATCATGGAATATGTCCTTTCGGTTACAGGTGAACCCATGGATCAATGGTTACAGAACAAAACGAAGACAATTGAGTGGATTCGATCTTGTAGGCAAGGGAATGCATTCACACTTACTCCCAACGCAAGAACAGTCGGTGTGACTCCCACCGCAGCAGCTCTAATCGCGCTTGATATCTTGGGAGAGCTTCCAACTATCGATGATATCCAAGGCATAGCAAATTGGATTAAGGATAGACAAATCAAAGAATCCACTTCAGGAGAGTTCATCGGCGGATTTCAGGAGGGTGTTGGAACTAATGACACTAACTTGGTCAGTACCTACTTCGCTATTCAGGCACTGAATCTTCTTGAATCAATGCCAGAAGACACTTCAATTATGGGAGAATTCATAGCAGGTTGTCAGGCAGTAGACGGAAGCTGGGGAGCCGTTCCAGGTCTAGAAAAAGGTGATATTGTGTATATGGCATACGCTGCACGTGCTCTAACAACTATAGATGAAGCCTCAATTCTCAACCAGGAAGATCCCAATAATCCAGCGCCTCCATTGATCGACTGGAGAATTCTGTTCATAGCATCACTACTCGTAATTGGTCTGGTGGTAGCAGTGGTCTCCGTTAGAAGTGATTAG